In a single window of the Myxococcus guangdongensis genome:
- a CDS encoding Ig-like domain-containing protein, with the protein MKSLRWLHLLTCVVALGAHSAFAEADVFGLGEARDESLTVPADSSQVVNHYAAVTGPVRKGDRQLRVETLEGFAAGDLVMVLQSAAAGPVAALSLSTFTFGPREESPLGLWELARVSRAKDGVLLLTRPVLNDFAFPGTQVIRVPEFQSVTIHPTGEVRARDWNGSSGGVVAFLVSGTLHNNGVITASGAGPQSGSTSGGGVVFFRANKLTGAGRIEADARAWPWELEGFNQGGAGGSISARMVESADCEALLARSAGSVLLQAASLRGCPVFVESEAPGARSLAARAGEAGGATLMEHGLIIPVRPVITAPGDGANVKAESPLVTGTGDPGAVVHVKLGNTDHPTTPERELPATMVNESGAFSVEVPGRLEDGLYAVTAHTELEGLASPTSDPVYFSVEALLAPAAPVIQVPLANAVVGTAGTGFSGTAETGSTVKVTVDDLEWEATTGADGRWSVPPKTDIEDGTHIASVTATNEDDETSPPATVSFRVDTAPPSAPIITTPAANAQVGAVGTGFSGTAEPSSTVKVTVGALSWTATAAASGGAWSVPVTTDIPAGSSTASVTATDAAGNVSAPTTVTFTVDKTAPTSPIITTPVANASVGTSGTGFSGTAEPSSTVRVTVGALSWTATAASSGGDWSVAVTTDIPEGSRTASVTATDVAGNVSAPATVTFTVDKTAPTAPIITTPAANARVGAVGTGFSGTAEPSSTVKVTVGALSWTATAAASGGAWSVPVTTDIPAGSSTASVTATDAAGNVSAPTTVTFTVDKTAPTSPIITTPAANASVGTSGTGFSGTAEPSSTVRVTVGALSWTTTAAASSDGAWSVPVTTDIPAGSRTASVTATDAAGNVSAPTTVTFTVDKTAPTAPIITTPVANASVGTSGTGFSGTAEPSSTVKVTVGALSWTTTAASSGGAWSVAVTTDIPEGSRTASVTATDAAGNVSAPATVSFTVDKTVPTAPIVTTPAANARVGAVGTGFSGTAEPSSTVRVTVGALSWTATAASSSDGAWSVPVTTDIPEGSRTASVTATDAAGNVSAPTTVSFTVDATVPTAPIITTPVANASVGTSGTGFSGTAEPSSTVKVTVGALSWTATAAASGGAWSVAVTTAIPEGSRTASVTATDAAGNVSAPATVTFTVDKTAPTAPIVTTPTAGSTVGMNGTGFSGTAEPSSTVKVTVGALSWTATAAAGGAWSVPVTTDIPAGSRVASVTATDAAGNISTATTVNFTVNKTPASAPVIQAPGASAIVGPTGLIISGMATATNQVTVRLDDNLVDTVTVAGNGRWSVPANSTLIEGPHTVTARATDGIGNTSSIATVSFTVDATAPNAPVVTAPVADARAGKNGIGFAGTAEAGSTVKVTVGALSWTVTAGANGLWSIAAQTTIPDGNHTASITATDPAGNISPAATVNFTIDTTPPPKPVVTTPTEGAVVGNLGTGFSGTAAVGSTVTVTVGSLSWTAVASGPSGEWSVPTKTNIPEGTRTASITAEDTLHNVSDPTTVTFTVNKTPAVAPGITAPANGSVVGPAGTAFRGTGTMSNEVTVELDDAPLGTVTVAANGQWSVPFSGTLSEGPHKVTAVATNELGNISSTTTSNFTVDLTPPPAPVIEVPTEGARVGTSGTGFSGTAVAGTLVRVTVGGSSWTATAAANGRWSIAAQTTIPDGNRTASVTATDPAGNTSTATTVSFIVDTVPPAAPTVATPISGARVGPAGTGFSGTAEVGTLVTVNVSALGWTATTGADGRWSVATTTAIPDGAQTASVTATDETGNVSGATEVLFSVDTQKPARPVVEVPVEGAHVGPAGTGFSGTAEANSTVRVVVGALEWTTTAGGNTRWTIPTKTDIPEGPRTASVTATDATGNVSDAREVHFTIDKTAPAEPVIVTPVAGARVGPAGTGFSGTAEAGSTVRVTVSGVTWSATTDIDGDWALAPVTTIADGNRTASVTATDAAGNVSPAVTRSFTVDTTPPSIPLIETPIGGAQVGVAGTGFSGTAEAGSTVKVVVGALNWSTTAGADTRWTVPVQTSIPDGNRTASVTATDATGNVSNAAEVSFLVDTTKPDVPVITTPALNARVGVTGTAFTGTAEPSSRVDVVVGTLSWTATTAANGQWSVPTKTNIPDGDHTAVVTATDALNNKSDPATRPFSVDTTPPAKPIITTPRADTVVGTAGTAIAGEAEAGSTVVVTINGTAAAPVQAGASRIWTLPTQIFTTSGIYTLSVTATDATGNRSEATVDTFLVDVTAPTAPVILVPNSGILVGSAGVDFSGTAEAGSTVELFIEGNVRVNARVVAASNGTWVMTKVTTLPGGEHTVTAKATDAAGNTGPASNGIDLEVDITPPSRPSITYPVDGTAITAARPTITGTGDVGTTIILSIDGDERGSTLTTTVGENGTWSFTSPTLTQGLHDLQAKARDTAANLSEASIPVRFTVDSTFNPPLVVASPKEGDVLTLPRPRFMGTSEPNSTVSITLDGKPLATVTADALNNWSYEPVEPLANGPHEFSVEARDAAGNTSRMTLRRFSLDLEDPTPPVLLSPAPGALLRSRRPSIRGTAQPQCRLTVHLNDQPQTPTITVNGAGEWTFTPAADLAEGAYSLTADCLDAFDRRGEKAEARTFTVDATAPGAPLIITPTEGSILGRDFDTITGTAEARTTLTAELNGLVVGTAMANDRGEWTLVVDKATVHGDQALRVFSVDAAGNTGTRSDPRLFRLDFIPPVTTLTGGPTGTSTLANVTFILDTSEEVASFQCSFDGRDPEPCAKEHTLRNLAEGDHTLDVWATDFAGNVEVAPAHRAWHTIRPSLVEGGGVGCASTGGSPLDVFGWLLCVAAPGLVAMFRRRR; encoded by the coding sequence ATGAAATCACTGAGATGGTTGCACCTTCTGACCTGCGTCGTGGCGTTGGGAGCGCACTCCGCTTTCGCCGAGGCGGATGTCTTCGGACTGGGCGAGGCGCGTGACGAGTCCCTCACGGTCCCCGCCGACTCCAGCCAGGTCGTCAACCACTACGCGGCGGTGACGGGCCCGGTGCGCAAGGGCGACCGTCAGCTGCGCGTGGAGACGCTCGAGGGCTTCGCCGCGGGCGACCTGGTGATGGTGCTGCAGAGCGCGGCCGCGGGGCCCGTCGCCGCCCTGTCGCTCTCCACCTTCACGTTCGGCCCGCGCGAGGAGAGCCCGCTGGGCCTGTGGGAGCTGGCGCGGGTGTCGCGCGCGAAGGACGGCGTGCTGCTGCTCACGCGTCCGGTGCTCAATGACTTCGCCTTCCCGGGCACGCAGGTCATCCGCGTGCCGGAGTTCCAGTCCGTCACCATCCACCCCACGGGCGAAGTGCGGGCCCGCGACTGGAACGGTTCGTCGGGCGGCGTGGTGGCCTTCCTCGTGTCGGGCACGCTGCACAACAACGGCGTCATCACCGCGAGCGGCGCGGGCCCGCAGAGCGGCTCGACGAGCGGCGGCGGCGTGGTCTTCTTCCGCGCGAACAAGCTCACCGGCGCGGGTCGCATCGAGGCCGACGCGCGGGCCTGGCCGTGGGAGCTGGAGGGATTCAACCAGGGCGGCGCGGGCGGGAGCATCTCCGCGCGCATGGTGGAGAGCGCGGACTGCGAGGCGCTGCTGGCGAGGAGCGCGGGCAGCGTGCTGCTCCAGGCCGCGAGCCTGAGGGGCTGCCCGGTGTTCGTGGAGTCGGAGGCTCCGGGAGCCAGGTCCTTGGCGGCGCGCGCTGGGGAGGCAGGTGGCGCGACGCTGATGGAGCATGGGCTCATCATCCCGGTGCGTCCGGTCATCACCGCGCCGGGGGATGGCGCCAACGTGAAGGCCGAGTCCCCGCTCGTCACGGGCACCGGTGACCCAGGTGCCGTCGTCCACGTGAAGCTGGGCAACACCGACCACCCCACCACTCCCGAGCGTGAGCTGCCCGCGACGATGGTGAACGAGTCCGGCGCGTTCTCGGTCGAGGTGCCCGGCCGCCTGGAAGATGGTCTGTACGCGGTCACCGCGCACACGGAGCTCGAGGGCCTCGCGAGCCCCACCAGCGACCCGGTCTACTTCTCCGTGGAGGCGCTGCTCGCCCCCGCGGCTCCCGTCATCCAGGTACCGCTGGCGAACGCGGTGGTGGGCACGGCCGGCACGGGCTTCTCCGGCACCGCCGAGACGGGCAGCACCGTGAAGGTCACCGTCGACGACCTCGAGTGGGAGGCCACGACGGGCGCGGATGGCCGGTGGTCGGTTCCTCCGAAGACGGACATCGAGGATGGAACGCACATCGCGTCCGTCACCGCCACCAACGAGGATGACGAGACGAGCCCACCCGCGACCGTCAGCTTCCGGGTCGACACGGCTCCGCCGAGCGCGCCCATCATCACGACGCCTGCCGCGAACGCTCAGGTGGGCGCGGTGGGCACCGGCTTCTCTGGCACCGCCGAGCCGAGCAGCACCGTGAAGGTCACCGTCGGCGCCCTCTCGTGGACCGCCACCGCCGCCGCTTCGGGTGGCGCCTGGTCGGTTCCCGTGACGACAGACATCCCCGCGGGCAGCAGCACCGCCTCCGTCACCGCCACCGATGCCGCCGGCAACGTCAGTGCCCCGACGACCGTCACCTTCACCGTCGACAAGACCGCACCCACCTCCCCCATCATCACGACGCCTGTCGCGAACGCCTCTGTGGGCACGAGCGGTACGGGCTTCTCCGGCACCGCAGAGCCCAGCAGCACCGTGAGGGTCACCGTCGGTGCCCTCTCGTGGACCGCCACCGCCGCCTCCTCGGGTGGCGACTGGTCGGTTGCCGTGACGACAGACATCCCCGAAGGCAGCCGCACCGCCTCCGTCACCGCCACCGATGTCGCGGGCAACGTCAGTGCCCCGGCGACCGTCACCTTCACCGTCGACAAGACCGCACCCACCGCCCCCATCATCACGACGCCTGCCGCGAACGCGCGGGTGGGCGCGGTGGGCACGGGCTTCTCCGGCACCGCCGAGCCGAGCAGCACCGTGAAGGTCACCGTCGGCGCCCTCTCGTGGACCGCCACCGCCGCCGCTTCGGGTGGCGCCTGGTCGGTTCCCGTGACGACAGACATCCCCGCGGGCAGCAGCACCGCCTCCGTCACCGCCACCGATGCCGCCGGCAACGTCAGTGCCCCGACGACCGTCACCTTCACCGTCGACAAGACCGCACCCACCTCCCCCATCATCACGACGCCTGCCGCGAACGCCTCTGTGGGCACGAGCGGTACGGGCTTCTCCGGCACCGCAGAGCCCAGCAGCACCGTGAGGGTCACCGTCGGTGCCCTCTCGTGGACCACCACCGCCGCCGCCTCCTCGGATGGCGCCTGGTCGGTCCCCGTGACGACAGACATCCCCGCGGGCAGCCGCACCGCCTCCGTCACTGCCACTGATGCCGCCGGCAACGTCAGTGCCCCGACGACCGTCACCTTCACCGTCGACAAGACCGCACCCACCGCCCCCATCATCACGACGCCTGTCGCGAACGCCTCTGTGGGCACGAGCGGTACGGGCTTCTCCGGCACCGCAGAGCCCAGCAGCACGGTGAAGGTCACCGTCGGCGCCCTCTCGTGGACCACCACCGCCGCCTCCTCGGGTGGCGCCTGGTCGGTTGCCGTGACAACAGACATCCCCGAAGGCAGCCGCACCGCCTCCGTTACCGCCACCGATGCCGCGGGCAACGTCAGTGCCCCGGCGACCGTCTCCTTCACCGTCGACAAGACCGTCCCCACTGCCCCCATCGTCACGACGCCTGCCGCGAACGCGCGGGTGGGCGCGGTGGGCACCGGCTTCTCCGGCACCGCCGAGCCCAGCAGCACGGTGAGGGTCACCGTCGGCGCCCTCTCGTGGACCGCCACCGCCGCCTCCTCCTCGGATGGCGCATGGTCGGTTCCCGTGACGACAGACATCCCCGAGGGCAGCCGCACCGCCTCCGTCACCGCCACCGATGCCGCGGGCAACGTCAGTGCTCCGACGACCGTCTCCTTCACCGTCGACGCAACCGTTCCCACTGCCCCCATCATCACGACGCCTGTCGCGAACGCCTCTGTGGGCACGAGCGGTACGGGCTTCTCCGGCACCGCCGAGCCCAGCAGCACGGTGAAGGTCACCGTCGGCGCCCTCTCGTGGACCGCCACCGCCGCCGCTTCGGGTGGCGCCTGGTCGGTTGCCGTGACGACAGCCATCCCCGAGGGCAGCCGCACCGCCTCCGTCACCGCCACCGATGCCGCCGGCAACGTCAGTGCCCCGGCGACCGTCACCTTCACCGTCGACAAGACCGCCCCCACCGCCCCCATCGTCACGACCCCGACGGCAGGCTCCACCGTGGGCATGAATGGCACGGGCTTCTCCGGCACCGCCGAGCCCAGCAGCACGGTGAAGGTCACCGTCGGCGCCCTCTCATGGACCGCCACCGCCGCCGCGGGTGGCGCCTGGTCGGTTCCCGTGACGACAGACATCCCCGCGGGCAGTCGCGTCGCGTCCGTCACCGCCACCGACGCCGCGGGCAACATCAGCACCGCGACCACGGTGAACTTCACCGTCAACAAGACGCCCGCCAGCGCGCCCGTCATCCAGGCTCCGGGCGCGAGTGCCATCGTGGGTCCCACCGGGCTGATCATCTCGGGAATGGCCACGGCCACCAATCAGGTGACGGTACGCCTCGACGACAACCTGGTCGACACCGTCACCGTGGCGGGCAATGGCCGCTGGAGCGTCCCCGCCAACAGCACGCTCATCGAGGGCCCCCACACCGTCACGGCCCGCGCCACGGACGGGATTGGCAACACCAGCTCCATCGCGACGGTGTCCTTCACCGTCGACGCGACCGCGCCCAACGCGCCCGTCGTCACGGCGCCCGTCGCGGACGCACGGGCGGGCAAGAACGGCATCGGCTTCGCTGGCACCGCCGAGGCAGGCAGCACCGTGAAGGTCACCGTCGGCGCCCTTTCGTGGACCGTCACGGCAGGCGCCAACGGCCTCTGGTCCATCGCCGCGCAGACGACCATCCCGGATGGCAATCACACAGCCTCCATCACGGCCACGGACCCCGCTGGCAACATCAGCCCGGCGGCCACCGTCAACTTCACCATCGACACCACGCCTCCCCCCAAGCCCGTGGTCACGACGCCCACGGAAGGCGCCGTAGTCGGCAACCTCGGCACGGGCTTCTCTGGCACGGCCGCCGTTGGCAGCACGGTGACCGTCACCGTCGGCAGTCTCTCGTGGACGGCCGTGGCCTCCGGCCCGTCTGGCGAGTGGTCCGTTCCCACCAAGACGAACATCCCCGAAGGGACCCGGACGGCATCCATCACCGCCGAGGACACCCTCCACAACGTCAGCGACCCGACGACGGTCACCTTCACCGTCAACAAGACGCCCGCCGTCGCGCCCGGCATCACCGCGCCCGCCAATGGCTCCGTGGTGGGCCCGGCCGGCACCGCGTTCAGGGGAACCGGCACCATGAGCAACGAGGTGACGGTCGAACTCGACGACGCGCCGCTCGGCACCGTCACGGTGGCGGCCAACGGACAATGGTCCGTTCCCTTCAGCGGGACCCTCTCGGAGGGACCGCACAAGGTCACCGCCGTGGCCACCAACGAGCTGGGCAACATCAGCTCCACCACCACGTCGAACTTCACGGTCGACCTGACGCCTCCGCCCGCGCCAGTCATCGAAGTGCCCACCGAGGGGGCCCGCGTGGGCACGAGCGGCACGGGCTTCTCCGGCACCGCGGTCGCGGGCACCCTCGTGAGGGTCACCGTCGGCGGCAGCTCGTGGACGGCCACCGCGGCCGCCAACGGCCGCTGGTCCATCGCCGCGCAGACGACCATCCCCGATGGCAACCGCACCGCCTCCGTCACCGCCACGGACCCCGCGGGCAACACCAGCACGGCCACGACGGTGAGCTTCATCGTCGACACGGTGCCTCCGGCGGCGCCGACCGTCGCCACGCCCATCTCCGGCGCCCGCGTGGGCCCCGCGGGCACGGGCTTCTCCGGCACCGCCGAGGTGGGCACGCTGGTGACGGTCAACGTCAGCGCGCTCGGCTGGACGGCCACGACGGGCGCGGATGGCCGCTGGAGCGTCGCGACGACGACGGCCATCCCGGATGGCGCTCAGACGGCCTCCGTCACCGCCACCGATGAGACCGGCAACGTCAGCGGCGCCACGGAGGTCCTCTTCAGCGTCGACACCCAGAAGCCGGCGCGCCCCGTGGTCGAAGTCCCCGTCGAGGGGGCCCACGTGGGCCCCGCGGGCACGGGCTTCTCCGGCACCGCCGAGGCGAACAGCACGGTGCGGGTCGTCGTGGGCGCGCTCGAGTGGACGACCACGGCCGGCGGCAACACCCGCTGGACCATCCCGACGAAGACGGACATCCCCGAGGGCCCGCGCACCGCCTCCGTCACCGCCACCGACGCCACCGGCAACGTCAGCGACGCGCGGGAGGTCCACTTCACCATCGACAAGACGGCTCCCGCCGAGCCGGTCATCGTGACGCCCGTCGCGGGCGCCCGCGTGGGCCCCGCCGGCACGGGCTTCTCCGGCACCGCCGAGGCGGGCAGCACGGTGAGGGTCACCGTCAGCGGCGTCACCTGGAGCGCCACGACGGACATCGACGGGGATTGGGCCCTCGCGCCGGTGACGACCATCGCGGACGGCAACCGCACCGCGTCCGTCACCGCCACCGACGCCGCGGGCAACGTCAGCCCCGCCGTGACGCGCTCCTTCACCGTCGACACCACGCCGCCCTCCATCCCCCTCATCGAGACGCCCATCGGCGGCGCCCAGGTTGGCGTCGCCGGCACGGGCTTCTCCGGCACCGCCGAGGCGGGCAGCACGGTGAAGGTCGTCGTGGGCGCGCTCAACTGGAGCACCACGGCGGGCGCCGACACCCGGTGGACCGTTCCCGTCCAGACGAGCATCCCGGATGGCAACCGCACCGCGTCCGTCACCGCCACCGATGCCACGGGCAACGTCAGCAACGCGGCCGAGGTCTCGTTCCTCGTGGACACGACGAAGCCGGACGTGCCTGTCATCACGACGCCCGCGCTGAATGCGCGGGTGGGCGTCACCGGCACCGCCTTCACCGGCACGGCCGAACCGTCGAGCCGGGTGGACGTCGTCGTGGGCACGCTGTCGTGGACGGCCACCACGGCCGCCAACGGTCAGTGGTCCGTCCCGACGAAGACGAACATCCCGGATGGCGACCACACCGCGGTGGTCACCGCCACCGACGCGCTCAACAACAAGAGCGACCCGGCGACGCGCCCCTTCAGCGTCGACACCACGCCGCCAGCCAAGCCCATCATCACCACCCCCAGGGCCGACACCGTCGTGGGGACCGCGGGCACGGCCATCGCGGGAGAGGCGGAGGCTGGAAGCACGGTGGTCGTCACCATCAACGGCACCGCGGCCGCCCCCGTCCAGGCCGGCGCCAGCCGCATCTGGACCCTGCCCACGCAGATCTTCACCACCAGCGGCATCTACACCCTGAGCGTCACCGCCACCGACGCCACGGGGAACCGGAGCGAGGCCACCGTCGACACCTTCCTGGTGGACGTCACCGCGCCGACCGCGCCGGTCATCCTGGTGCCGAACTCCGGCATCCTGGTGGGCAGCGCGGGCGTGGACTTCTCGGGGACGGCCGAGGCGGGAAGCACCGTGGAGCTCTTCATCGAGGGCAACGTCCGCGTCAACGCCCGGGTGGTCGCGGCCTCCAATGGGACGTGGGTCATGACCAAGGTCACCACCCTCCCCGGCGGCGAGCACACGGTGACGGCCAAGGCGACGGACGCCGCGGGCAACACCGGCCCCGCCTCCAATGGCATCGACCTGGAGGTCGACATCACGCCCCCCAGCCGCCCCAGCATCACCTATCCCGTGGATGGCACGGCCATCACCGCCGCGCGCCCCACCATCACCGGCACCGGTGACGTGGGCACCACCATCATCCTCTCCATCGATGGAGACGAGCGCGGCAGCACCCTGACCACGACGGTGGGAGAGAACGGGACCTGGTCCTTCACCTCGCCCACGCTGACCCAGGGACTCCACGACCTCCAGGCGAAGGCGCGGGACACGGCGGCGAACCTGAGCGAGGCGTCCATCCCGGTCCGCTTCACGGTGGACTCCACCTTCAACCCGCCGCTGGTCGTCGCGTCGCCCAAGGAGGGGGATGTGCTCACCCTGCCCAGGCCGCGCTTCATGGGGACCTCGGAGCCGAACAGCACCGTCTCCATCACCCTGGATGGCAAGCCGCTCGCGACCGTCACCGCGGACGCGTTGAACAACTGGAGCTACGAGCCCGTGGAGCCCCTGGCGAACGGCCCCCACGAGTTCTCCGTGGAGGCGAGGGACGCCGCGGGCAACACGTCGCGCATGACCCTGCGCAGGTTCTCCCTGGACCTGGAGGACCCCACGCCCCCCGTGCTGCTGTCGCCGGCGCCGGGCGCGCTGCTGCGCTCCCGCAGGCCCTCGATTCGCGGCACCGCCCAGCCCCAGTGCCGGCTCACCGTCCATCTGAACGACCAGCCCCAGACGCCGACCATCACCGTCAATGGCGCGGGCGAGTGGACGTTCACGCCCGCCGCCGACCTGGCCGAGGGCGCGTACTCGCTCACCGCGGACTGCCTGGACGCGTTCGACCGACGCGGAGAGAAGGCCGAGGCGCGCACGTTCACGGTGGACGCCACCGCGCCAGGAGCGCCGCTCATCATCACGCCGACGGAGGGGAGCATCCTGGGCCGGGACTTCGACACCATCACCGGCACGGCCGAGGCGCGCACCACGCTCACCGCGGAGCTCAACGGCCTGGTGGTGGGCACCGCCATGGCCAATGATCGCGGCGAATGGACGCTCGTCGTGGACAAGGCCACGGTGCACGGAGACCAGGCCCTGCGCGTCTTCTCGGTGGACGCCGCGGGCAACACGGGCACCCGCTCCGACCCGCGCCTGTTCCGGCTGGACTTCATCCCGCCGGTGACGACGTTGACCGGAGGCCCCACGGGCACCAGCACGCTCGCCAACGTCACCTTCATCCTGGACACGTCGGAGGAGGTCGCGAGCTTCCAGTGCTCGTTCGATGGGAGGGACCCGGAGCCGTGCGCGAAGGAGCACACCCTGCGAAACCTCGCGGAGGGCGACCACACGCTGGACGTCTGGGCGACGGACTTCGCGGGCAACGTGGAGGTGGCGCCCGCCCACCGCGCGTGGCACACCATCCGCCCCAGCCTGGTGGAGGGCGGCGGCGTGGGCTGCGCGTCGACGGGCGGCAGTCCCCTGGATGTGTTCGGGTGGCTGTTGTGTGTCGCGGCGCCGGGCCTGGTGGCGATGTTCCGCCGCCGGCGCTGA
- a CDS encoding OmpA family protein yields the protein MSVMRHGTRMSGWCLTWQRIGTLALLLLAPGALAQEAAALPAFLMERLEINPGPGPLATGGGTVLRAAELRVIILGHYQHEPLTLNAKGETMPILTSRTTGVLAVALGLSSRLQLDARIPVLTQREGDDLASQGLLGPTRHGVGSPRVGARVGLLRTEEDDAVDLASEVSVYLPFGTQGAFARGDDTSILARVMVGGMLGSILAPSFELGVLLRRGVTIQVPTLEERELGSELRLGAGLMTTGAPLRAEVALNAALSWKQARGAVEVLGGARYAPREGVELFALGGLGFGSEPGIPMFRLVAGVAFNSLLGEDTRPDSDTSIVHESVPLPTPAPNRRVSDMQGSMIPNPGEASPIANVSRDRFVLDGRVYFRVGSAELPESSPDLERAVELMLTNPSVKLMTVDGHTDDSATETFNPRLGRARAEAVWRYLVERGVAPQKLRLRSYGPEHPVQSNGTAEGREKNRRVELLLMLPTNQEATP from the coding sequence ATGTCGGTCATGCGCCATGGGACGCGGATGAGTGGGTGGTGCCTCACGTGGCAACGGATAGGGACGCTGGCGCTGCTGCTGCTGGCGCCGGGCGCGCTCGCACAGGAGGCGGCGGCCCTGCCCGCCTTCTTGATGGAGCGACTGGAGATCAACCCAGGTCCCGGCCCTCTCGCGACGGGTGGCGGCACCGTGCTGCGCGCAGCCGAGCTCCGGGTCATCATCCTGGGTCACTACCAGCACGAGCCACTCACACTCAACGCGAAGGGCGAGACGATGCCCATCCTGACGAGCCGCACGACGGGCGTGCTCGCGGTGGCGCTCGGCTTGAGCTCACGGCTGCAGCTCGACGCGCGAATCCCGGTGCTGACCCAGCGAGAGGGAGACGACCTGGCCTCGCAGGGGTTGCTCGGGCCCACTCGGCATGGCGTGGGCTCACCGCGCGTGGGAGCGCGGGTGGGGCTGTTGCGCACGGAGGAGGATGACGCCGTGGACCTCGCCTCGGAGGTGAGCGTCTACCTGCCGTTCGGGACCCAGGGCGCGTTCGCGCGCGGAGATGACACGAGCATCCTGGCGCGCGTCATGGTCGGCGGCATGCTGGGCTCCATCCTGGCGCCGTCGTTCGAGCTGGGCGTGCTGTTGCGGCGCGGGGTGACCATCCAGGTCCCCACGCTGGAGGAGCGCGAGCTGGGAAGCGAGCTGCGCCTGGGCGCGGGCCTGATGACCACGGGGGCGCCGCTGCGCGCGGAGGTGGCGCTCAACGCGGCGCTCTCCTGGAAGCAGGCACGGGGCGCGGTGGAGGTGCTGGGCGGTGCGCGCTATGCGCCGCGCGAGGGCGTGGAGCTGTTCGCGCTCGGCGGCCTGGGCTTCGGCTCGGAGCCGGGCATCCCGATGTTCCGCCTGGTCGCCGGCGTGGCGTTCAACTCGCTGTTGGGCGAGGACACCCGGCCCGACAGTGACACGAGCATCGTGCACGAATCGGTGCCGCTGCCCACGCCCGCGCCGAACCGGCGCGTGTCGGACATGCAGGGCTCGATGATTCCCAACCCCGGCGAGGCCTCGCCCATCGCGAACGTGTCGCGGGACAGGTTCGTGCTCGACGGCCGGGTGTACTTCCGCGTCGGGAGCGCGGAGCTGCCCGAGTCCTCGCCGGACCTGGAGCGCGCCGTGGAGCTGATGCTCACCAACCCGTCCGTGAAGCTGATGACGGTGGACGGGCACACGGACGACTCCGCCACGGAGACCTTCAACCCACGGCTCGGTCGCGCTCGCGCGGAGGCCGTGTGGCGCTACCTGGTGGAGCGTGGTGTCGCTCCCCAGAAGCTGCGATTGCGGAGCTACGGCCCGGAGCATCCCGTACAGAGCAACGGAACCGCCGAGGGGCGCGAGAAGAACCGCCGGGTCGAGCTCCTCCTCATGCTGCCGACGAACCAGGAAGCCACGCCATGA